The following coding sequences lie in one Cannabis sativa cultivar Pink pepper isolate KNU-18-1 chromosome 5, ASM2916894v1, whole genome shotgun sequence genomic window:
- the LOC133037934 gene encoding beta-carotene hydroxylase 2, chloroplastic-like isoform X1 has product MAAGVLTGSGPLTYSFGRKFIPSPKPISKSNSFSFLAQKSNLNRTSYSYSRKQGKGIIIVVLNKKTEDHHAMQVSHDLNTIKLDESKSEAEIIVPRISNDRLARKKIERYTYLVAAVLSSLGVSSAAITAVYFRFSWQMQGGEFPVAEMLVTIFLVIGSAVGMEFWARWAHRALWHASLWHMHESHHRARDGPFEHNDVFAIINAVPAIALLYYGFFNTGLLPGLSFGAGLGITLFGMAYMFVHDGLVHRRFPVGPIANVPYLRKVAAAHQFHHSGKFGGVPYGLFLGPHELENVGGLEELNKEIQRIVRSSKSS; this is encoded by the exons ATGGCTGCCGGCGTTTTGACCGGTTCTGGACCTTTAACATACAGTTTCGGAAGAAAGTTCATTCCATCTCCGAAACCCATCTCGAAATCAAACTCCTTCTCGTTCTTAGCTCAAAAATCCAATCTCAATCGAACAAGTTATAGTTATTCGAGAAAACAGGGCAAGGGAATAATTATCGTTGTTTTGAACAAGAAAACAGAGGATCATCATGCCATGCAGGTTTCCCATGATTTAAATACGATAAAATTAGACGAATCCAAGTCCGAAGCTGAAATTATAGTTCCAAGAATATCAAATGATAGATTGGCAAGAAAGAAAATTGAGAGATATACTTATCTTGTTGCTGCAGTTTTGTCCAGCCTAGGAGTTTCTTCGGCTGCCATTACAGCCGTTTATTTTAGATTTTCATGGCAAATGCAG GGTGGCGAATTCCCAGTTGCTGAAATGTTGGTTACCATTTTCCTAGTTATTGGTTCTGCT GTTGGCATGGAATTCTGGGCAAGGTGGGCCCATAGAGCACTGTGGCACGCTTCATTGTGGCATATGCACGAG TCCCACCACAGAGCTAGAGATGGACCTTTTGAGCACAACGATGTGTTTGCCATAATCAACGCGGTCCCTGCCATTGCTCTTTTGTATTACGGTTTCTTCAACACTGGTCTTCTTCCTGGACTCTCTTTTGGTGCT GGATTAGGAATTACTCTGTTTGGGATGGCTTACATGTTTGTGCACGATGGTCTAGTCCACCGTCGTTTCCCGGTTGGCCCCATTGcaaatgttccttatttgagaAAAGTTGCTGCAGCCCATCAA tttcatCATTCCGGCAAATTTGGAGGAGTCCCATACGGGTTGTTTTTAGGACCACAT GAATTAGAGAATGTTGGGGGACTTGAAGAATTGAATAAAGAGATACAGAGGATTGTTAGATCATCCAAAAGTTCataa
- the LOC133037934 gene encoding beta-carotene hydroxylase 1, chloroplastic-like isoform X2 has product MAAGVLTGSGPLTYSFGRKFIPSPKPISKSNSFSFLAQKSNLNRTSYSYSRKQGKGIIIVVLNKKTEDHHAMQVSHDLNTIKLDESKSEAEIIVPRISNDRLARKKIERYTYLVAAVLSSLGVSSAAITAVYFRFSWQMQGGEFPVAEMLVTIFLVIGSAVGMEFWARWAHRALWHASLWHMHESHHRARDGPFEHNDVFAIINAVPAIALLYYGFFNTGLLPGLSFGIRNYSVWDGLHVCARWSSPPSFPGWPHCKCSLFEKSCCSPSISSFRQIWRSPIRVVFRTT; this is encoded by the exons ATGGCTGCCGGCGTTTTGACCGGTTCTGGACCTTTAACATACAGTTTCGGAAGAAAGTTCATTCCATCTCCGAAACCCATCTCGAAATCAAACTCCTTCTCGTTCTTAGCTCAAAAATCCAATCTCAATCGAACAAGTTATAGTTATTCGAGAAAACAGGGCAAGGGAATAATTATCGTTGTTTTGAACAAGAAAACAGAGGATCATCATGCCATGCAGGTTTCCCATGATTTAAATACGATAAAATTAGACGAATCCAAGTCCGAAGCTGAAATTATAGTTCCAAGAATATCAAATGATAGATTGGCAAGAAAGAAAATTGAGAGATATACTTATCTTGTTGCTGCAGTTTTGTCCAGCCTAGGAGTTTCTTCGGCTGCCATTACAGCCGTTTATTTTAGATTTTCATGGCAAATGCAG GGTGGCGAATTCCCAGTTGCTGAAATGTTGGTTACCATTTTCCTAGTTATTGGTTCTGCT GTTGGCATGGAATTCTGGGCAAGGTGGGCCCATAGAGCACTGTGGCACGCTTCATTGTGGCATATGCACGAG TCCCACCACAGAGCTAGAGATGGACCTTTTGAGCACAACGATGTGTTTGCCATAATCAACGCGGTCCCTGCCATTGCTCTTTTGTATTACGGTTTCTTCAACACTGGTCTTCTTCCTGGACTCTCTTTTG GGATTAGGAATTACTCTGTTTGGGATGGCTTACATGTTTGTGCACGATGGTCTAGTCCACCGTCGTTTCCCGGTTGGCCCCATTGcaaatgttccttatttgagaAAAGTTGCTGCAGCCCATCAA tttcatCATTCCGGCAAATTTGGAGGAGTCCCATACGGGTTGTTTTTAGGACCACAT GA
- the LOC115717814 gene encoding uncharacterized protein LOC115717814 — MNTLSWNCRGLGNPRACQFLENIVVQKKPNFIFLYETFCKTDIVVRIKHKLGFEGAYCVEVHGHKRGLALLWRVNDDVHFLGCSSNHIDVVVRAPNCIPWRLTAGSSHLPWCIIGDLNNIGDHSEKRGGRPYPLSLIHGFQGVLYRCNLVDLKLHGHPYTWERGKGTANWVEIRLEKALPEPTDVTHFVYHFKFENAWTREPLYSQIVQSCWENFSHASFQEKVKQCSFLLAEWGRSLTCNFKHKIKKSKATLSALKDKTDPNSVHDFCQEQTNYFEILAQQELYWKQRSKQFWLHSGDKNSKFFHAMSSSRKRTNNIHQLQQADKLWATWDSGLQDIIVQYFQDIFTAGNPNFDYVTAGIRCSITDLHNDMLLQPIVDDEVRLALFQMHPDKAPGPDGMGHGFFQKQWHIVGSDVISLVRDFFETGSFPESLNDTNLVLIPKKKTQTTMGDLRPIALCNVVYKIDAKVLANRIKPLVDQVISPTQSAFIPGCLISDNIMIAFEVMHYLKCKVHGKKGYMALKLDMSKAYDRVEWGYLRAVMIQMGFSLRWVNMIMSCVTSVRYSIIHGGHVIGPILPTRGFSTLISKFETDRLLQGCRVANGAPTISHMLFADDSYLFCQANSGVARSVMSLLRRSETASGQQVNLTKSSIFFSPNVQQDVRHQICSLLSMDEASDNNFYLGLPNIIGRNKKSILGFLKTKVINRINSWTGKLLSGASKEVLLKTVVQSLPTYAMSVFLLPLGTCDKIERLMSRFWWKTTSSKGNGLIWMNWNRLSQPKDAGGLGFRLLHDFNLAMLAKQGWRFLTHPNSLATTIYKARYFPHDDYLSADLGRNPSFVWRSIWQAQSLVRLGVRRSIGTGLTVNILHQPWLPHSTNPYVTSSHVGLVASGDFWSWSGEHSGNFSVKSAYRMLQDNKYSRLGVNNSGFWRNLWQLKIPPKVKNLLWRAASGVLPTCLNLRTKHVDISSTRPVFHSALETISHALLSCHFSSCCWNSMDLPAGIALDDSFPIWLDNIFHKLDADRVSQMVMDNTSLSSINFYNSGDGAELWTKPDTNTIKINVDAATFASKNRYGYGMVARNNLGILIDGKAGCNLGTFAPEVAEIIGIKEALSWIKNHNWHTV, encoded by the exons ATGAATACTTTAAGTTGGAATTgtcgtgggcttgggaacccacggGCCTGTCAATTCCTTGAGAACATTGTTGTTCAAAAGAAgcccaattttatttttttgtatgaaACTTTTTGCAAAACTGATATTGTGGTTCGAATTAAACACAAGCTTGGTTTTGAAGGAGCTTATTGTGTGGAAGTTCACGGTCATAAACGGGGACTTGCTCTCCTTTGGAGAGTTAATGATGATGTCCATTTTTTGGGGTGTTCAAGTAATCACATTGATGTAGTTGTTCGTGCTCCTAACTGCATTCCTTGGCGGCTAACTG CTGGTTCTTCTCACCTTCCATGGTGCATTATTGGTGATCTCAACAACATTGGTGACCACTCTGAGAAGCGAGGGGGTAGACCTTACCCATTGTCTCTTATTCATGGCTTTCAAGGTGTCCTTTATAGATGCAATCTTGTTGACTTAAAGCTTCATGGCCATCCTTACACTTGGGAGAGAGGCAAAGGCACGGCTAACTGGGTTGAAATCAGGTTGGAGAAAGCTCTG CCTGAGCCGACTGATGTAACCCATTTTGTGTAccattttaagtttgaaaatgCATGGACACGTGAGCCTCTCTATAGCCAAATTGTTCAATCTTGTTGGGAGAATTTTTCACATGCTTCATTTCAGGAAAAAGTAAAGCAATGCAGTTTCTTGTTAGCCGAATGGGGAAGAAGTCTTACATGCAACTTTaagcataaaatcaaaaaaagcaAGGCCACTCTTTCTGCTCTAAAAGATAAAACCGATCCCAACTCTGTACATGATTTTTGTCAGGAGCAAACTAATTATTTCGAGATCCTTGCCCAACAAGAATTGTATTGGAAGCAGCGATCAAAGCAATTCTGGCTTCATAGTGGTGATAAAAATTCCAAGTTTTTTCATGCCATGTCTAGTTCAAGGAAAAGAACCAACAATATCCATCAACTACAACAAGCTGACAAATTATGGGCTACTTGGGATAGTGGTTTGCAAGATATTATTGTTCAGTATTTTCAAGACATTTTTACTGCTGGGAATCCTAACTTTGATTATGTTACAGCTGGTATAAGGTGCTCTATCACTGACTTACACAACGATATGCTTTTGCAACCGATTGTTGATGATGAGGTTCGACTTGCTCTCTTTCAAATGCATCCTGACAAAGCACCAGGGCCTGATGGTATGGGACATGGCTTCTTTCAGAAACAATGGCATATAGTGGGTTCGGATGTCATTTCTCTTGTGAGGGACTTTTTTGAAACAGGCTCTTTTCCCGAAAGCCTCAATGACACTAATTTGGTTCTCATTCCTAAGAAGAAGACTCAAACTACTATGGGTGATCTTCGTCCCATTGCCTTGTGTAACGTTGTTTACAAAATTGATGCAAAAGTGCTTGCTAACAGAATTAAACCTCTGGTTGATCAGGTAATCTCCCCTACTCAGAGTGCATTTATTCCTGGATGCCTTATTTCTGATAATATAATGATAGCTTTTGAAGTTATGCATTACTTGAAATGTAAAGTTCATGGAAAGAAAGGCTATATGGCACTCAAACTTGATATGAGCAAAGCCTATGATCGAGTAGAATGGGGTTATCTAAGGGCGGTCATGATCCAAATGGGATTCAGTCTTCGATGGGTTAATATGATAATGTCTTGTGTGACCAGTGTTCGCTATTCTATTATTCATGGTGGTCATGTTATAGGACCTATTCTTCCCACTCGCG GTTTCTCTACTCTCATCTCTAAGTTCGAAACTGACAGATTGTTACAAGGCTGTCGTGTTGCTAACGGTGCTCCCACCATCTCTCACATGCTGTTTGCTGATGACAGCTATCTTTTTTGCCAAGCTAATTCAGGTGTCGCACGTAGTGTCATGTCTCTTCTTCGTCGCTCTGAAACCGCTTCTGGCCAGCAGGTGAATCTCACAAAGTCTTCCATCTTCTTCAGTCCAAATGTTCAACAAGATGTTCGGCACCAAATATGCTCTCTTCTCAGTATGGATGAAGCCTCTGACAACAACTTTTATTTGGGATTACCAAACATTATTGgaagaaataaaaaatctatTCTTGGTTTTCTGAAGACTAAAGTGATCAACAGAATCAATAGTTGGACTGGGAAATTATTATCTGGCGCTAGTAAAGAAGTTTTGTTGAAGACAGTTGTCCAATCCCTTCCTACTTATGCCATGAGTGTGTTCCTTCTTCCTTTGGGTACCTGTGACAAAATTGAGAGATTAATGTCTCGGTTCTGGTGGAAGACCACTAGTAGCAAAGGCAATGGTCTTATTTGGATGAATTGGAATCGACTCTCTCAACCAAAAGATGCAGGCGGCTTGGGTTTCCGGCTACTCCATGATTTCAACCTTGCTATGCTTGCTAAGCAAGGTTGGAGATTTTTGACACATCCAAATTCTTTGGCTACCACAATCTACAAGGCTCGTTACTTTCCACATGATGACTACCTATCGGCCGATCTTGGAAGGAATCCAAGTTTTGTTTGGAGGAGTATTTGGCAAGCTCAATCCTTAGTTCGTTTGGGGGTAAGACGAAGCATTGGTACTGGTTTGACGGTCAATATCTTACACCAACCTTGGCTTCCTCATTCCACTAATCCATATGTAACTTCCTCTCATGTGGGTCTAGTTG CTTCAGGTGATTTTTGGTCATGGTCTGGTGAACATTCTGGGAATTTCTCTGTTAAAAGTGCCTACCGCATGCTTCAGGATAACAAGTATTCAAGGTTAGGTGTTAACAACTCAGGGTTTTGGCGAAACCTATGGCAACTTAAGATCCCACCAAAGGTCAAGAATCTTCTCTGGCGAGCTGCATCTGGGGTTTTACCAACCTGCTTGAATCTCAGAACTAAACATGTGGATATCTCCTCCACTCGTCCAGTTTTCCATTCGGCTCTCGAGACTATCTCCCATGCTCTTCTTTCttgccatttttcttcatgCTGTTGGAATTCTATGGATCTACCTGCTGGAATTGCTCTCGATGACTCTTTTCCAATCTGGTTAGATAACATCTTTCATAAGCTTGATGCTGATCGTGTTTCCCAGATGGTAATG GATAACACTTCCCTATCCTCCATTAATTTCTATAATAGTGGAGATGGGGCTGAGCTATGGACTAAACCGGATACAAACACAATCAAGATAAATGTTGATGCTGCTACGTTTGCTAGTAAGAACAGATATGGTTATGGCATGGTCGCAAGAAACAACTTGGGCATTCTTATTGACGGCAAAGCTGGATGTAATCTTGGGACCTTTGCACCTGAAGTTGCAGAAATCATTGGCATCAAGGAAGCCTTAAGCTGGATTAAAAACCATAACTGGCACACTGTTTAG